The sequence TCTTTCTTGCCAACCCGCCCCCAGGCCCAGAATCAACCGCCCCCCGGAAAGATCATCCACCGCCGCGGCCATGCGCGCCGTCATCGTTGGGTCTCGAAACGAGAGCGGAGTCACCATCGGGCCAAATTCAATCCGTTGGGTATGGCTGGCGAGCCAGGTCAGGGATGTCCACAATTCCAACGATTCCTTATCTGGCGGATTGGCGTTGGTGTAGTGATCTGAGCGGTACAGGCCGGTATAGCCCAAATCTTCCACCGCTTGCGCCAGACGCTGCCAGCGCGGCCAGGTCAGTCCGTTTTGTCCTTCGATCATAATAGCAATTTCAATCATGGTACGCTCCTTTGGTTTTGCTTGTTCCTGCTTCATTATATCGAAACTATCGGGTTGAACGCTTAAAACTCCATGATAGAATTTCAGTATGTCGCATACAACCATAATTTCCCCTGCAACTCTGTTTGAGAATTTCCAGCATTCAGCCTGGGTGGTCGTGGATTGCCGCTTTTGGCTGGAGGATACCGAAAAAGGCCGTCGCGATTATCAGGCGGCGCATATCCCAGGGGCAGTCTATGCCCATCTGGATGAAGACCTTTCTTCTCCGGTGCAACCCGGCGTGACCGGGCGCCATCCTTTGCCCGATGTGGAGGCTTTGTCCCGAAAACTTGGCACCTGGGGGATTGGCTCTAGCGTGCAGGTTGTCGTTTATGATGACAATGGCGGGGCGATTGCTTCACGTTTATGGTGGCTCTTGCACTGGCTTGGTCATGAGCAAGTAGCTGTGCTCGATGGCGGCTTCCCGCGCTGGCAGGCTGAGAATTTGCCTGTGGATGCAGAACCCGCTTCACCAGCGCCGCGCACCTTTGAACCGCGTCCGCGTCCCGATTTGCTCGTCACTGCCGATGATTTGCTGGCAGAATTTGGCGATTCGGCCTATAAACTCGTGGATTCGCGTGCACCTGAGCGTTACCGTGGCGAGGAAGAACCACTCGATGCCGTTGCCGGGCATATCCCCGGCGCCGTTTTGCGGCCTTTTGGCGAAAATCTGGCTCCGGATGGCAGCTTTCGCCCCAAGACGATTCTGCGGGGATATTTTTATGCCTTACTGGACGATACCCCTGCCGCCCGCACGACCTTTTACTGTGGCTCAGGTGTGACCGCGGCGCATAATGTGCTGGCGATGGCTTATGCCGGGTTGGGGATGCCGCGCCTGTATGTCGGTTCCTGGAGCCACTGGATCACCGACCCCGAACGTCCAATTGCTTGAATTTCCGAGCTTTTATGGAACCGGTTCCCTAAAATAGTGATATAATTCACGGCTGAAAATTGGGGTTGGATGACACAAATACGCTATTCAAAGGTTCATCAAATTTATGAACCTGTAAAAAAGATTTGCTTTCTGGAGGATATTATGACAACAAAAATTGGTATAAATGGATTTGGTCGGATTGGGCGTCAGGTGCTGCGCGTAATTATGGAGCAGGAAAAAAGCGAACTGGAAATTGTCGCCATTAACGATCTGTTCCCAACGGAGACGAACGCGCATCTTCTCAAATATGACACGAACTACGGCATTTTTGATGGCGAAGTGGATGTCGTGGATGGCAATCTGGTTGTCGATGGCAAGACGATCAAGGTTTTTTCGGAGCGTGAGCCTGCCAACTTGCCCTGGGCTGACCTCGGTGTGGAAATCGTGATTGAAGCCACAGGCGTTTTTCGTGATACAGCCAAAGACCCCGGCCCTCAAACGCATATTGAAAAAGGCGGCGCCAAGAAGGTGATTATCTCAGCCCCGGCCAAAGGCGAAGACCTGACCGTTGTGCTGGGCGTCAACGATGACTGGTACAAACCTGGCGAACATCATGTTGTTTCGAATGCTTCATGCACCACCAACTGCCTGGCCCCCCCCATGAAGGTGATCAACGATGTCTTTGGTATCGAATCGGGCTTGATGACCACCATTCACGCCTACACCAACGATCAGCGCATTCTCGATCTGGCGCACAAAGACCTGCGCCGCGCCCGCGCTGCGGCAGCGAACATGATTCCCACGACTACCGGCGCAGCCAAGGCGATTGCGCTGGTAATCCCTGAACTCAAGGGCAAATTTGATGGTTACGCTATTCGCGTGCCAACCCCCACGGTTTCCATCGTTGATTCCGTAGTCCAACTTAAGAAATCGGCCACTGTAGAAGAAGTCAATGCCGCCTTGCAAGCTGCCTCCGAAGGCGCGCTCAAAGGCATTTTGGGCTTCGAGACCAAACCGCTGGTTTCGATGGATTTCAAAGGCGACAGTCGTTCATCCATCGTAGATGCTGCTCTGACCACCATGATGGGCGATAAATTCCTCAAAGTTGTCTCCTGGTACGACAACGAATGGGGCTACTCTTGCCGCACGGTTGATCTGGCGGTTATGATGGCACAATCGCTATAATCGCTTAGTGTTGTATAGTTCATTGTAGATTCACTAAAAATAGGGGTATTCCGGGCAAAGCCTTGAATACCCCTATTTTTAGAAAACTTGGAGACTGCGATGTTTGAAAAAAAAACACTCGGAGATTTTGATTTTTCTAACAAACGCGTTTTGGTGAGGGTTGATTTTAACGTTCCTTTGGATGCTGGCCGGGTTGCCGACGATACTCGTATTCGGGCCGCCCTGCCCACCCTGGAATATTTGCTCGATCAGGGGGCTTCACTGGTATTATGTTCGCACCTCGGACGCCCCAAAGGTGTTGATCCCCAATTTTCGCTGCGCCCGGTGGCCGAATATCTCGATACCCTGCTCGAAGCGCCGGTTAGCTTTGCCGAAGATTGCATTGGGCCGGTGGCTGAAGCTGCTGCGGCCTCCATGCAGGCCGGGCAGGTTTTGGTGCTCGAAAATACGCGCTTCCATGCGGGTGAAAAGAAAAATGACACCGAGGTGGCGCGCCAACTGGCTTCGCTGGCCGATGTTTTTGTCAACGATGCCTTTGGCACCGCCCACCGCGCCCACGCCTCCAATGTGGGTGTGGCCGATTACCTGCCCGCGATTGCCGGATTTTTGCTCGAAAAAGAGATTCAATACCTCGGCCAGGCGATTGCTGACCCAAAACGCCCTTTTGTTGCTATTTTGGGTGGGGCCAAAGTTAGCGACAAGATTGGTGTGATTCGCAATCTGCTCTCTAAGGCCGATAGCATTTTGATTGGCGGCGGCATGGCGAATACCTTCTTCAAGGCCGGAGGCTACCCGATGGGGGATTCACTCGTAGAAGAAGACGCGTTAGAAGTGGCGCGCGAATTGCTTGATTCGGCAGGCGGCAAATTGCGTTTGCCGGTAGATATGGTCATCGCCGATGCATTCGATGCCGAGGCCGCAAGCAAGACTTTGGGCGTGGGGCCGGTCCCCGATGGATGGCGTATCCTCGATGTTGGCCCTGAGACGATCAAAGGCTACGGCAAAGTGGTTGCCAACGCGGGTACCGTTGTCTGGAATGGCCCGATGGGTGTGTTTGAATTCCCTAAATTTGCACAAGGCACCTTTGCACTGGCAAAGGCCGTCGCGCAGAGCAACGCCCTGACCATCATTGGCGGCGGCGACTCAGTCGCCGCTATTAATCAATCGGGCTTGTCCGATCAGGTAACGCACGTTTCTACGGGCGGCGGCGCTTCGCTGCAAATGCTCGAAGGTGATGAACTCCCCGGCCTTGCCGCGCTGAATGACAAATAGGCAGGCAATCAACCGTTGTTTGAAAAGGAGTACAGGGTGTGCTACATACGCCCTGTACTCCTTTTCGTGTAAGGTATAATCGTGGCACTCGTGTCAGGAGAATATTGTTATGCCATTTGTTGTTGGTGAAAATATTGGCCCGTATCGCTTGCTCGAAAAATTGGGCCAGGGGGGTATGGCGACCGTTTACCGGGCTTATCATGCCCGTCTCGACCGTGATGTAGCCATAAAGGCGCTGCACCCGGCTTTTATGGAAGACCCCAATTTTTTGGCGCGCTTCGAGCGCGAAGCGCAGGTAGTCGCCCGACTTGAGCATCCCAACATCGTCCCCATTTATGATTTTGCTGAACACGAAGGTCGCCCTTATCTGGTGATGAAATTCATCGAGGGGGAAACGCTTAAAGCGCGGCTGAATCGCGCCAGCATCACTGATGCTGAACTTCTCGAAACGGTTGATGCAGTCGGCGGCGGCCTGGCTTATGCCCACGAGCAAGGCATTTTGCATCGCGATATCAAACCCTCCAATGTTTTGCTGGCCGCAGATGGCCGCATTTATCTGGCCGATTTTGGCCTGGCGCGCATTGCCCATGCGGGCGAATCCACGCTTTCGGGGGATATGATGCTCGGCACGCCCCAGTACATTTCGCCGGAACAGGCTATGGGCGTGAGCGAACTCGACAACGGCACCGATATTTACTCCTTTGGGGTGATGTTGTACGAGCTAATTGTTGGGCAGGTGCCTTTCAGTGCCGATACGCCCTTTTCCATTATCCACGACCATATTTATACGCCCCTGCCGTTGCCGCGCAACATTCGCCAGGAAATCCCTGAATCCCTTGAGCGCGTTTTATTGAAGGCATTAGCGAAGGAACGCGGCGACCGTTTTGACACCGTGGATGCGCTGCTGGAAGCCTTCCGCAAGGCGATTCAGAAAGTGGAGCCGGATTCGCTGGCGCGACCTCGGGCTGAGATCACCCAGGGGAGCGCGCCAACCCTCGCGCCGGAGCCTGTGCGAGCTGAATCAACCTCGGAGGCGGTAGCCACATCCGTGGAGGCCGCGCCAACCCCGCAGGAAGAAACGCCCATCCCGTCCGGGAAGGGAAAAAAGAAATTGCGGCGAAATTCACTGTGGCGCGCCATCATCATTGGCGTAGTGCTGATATTTTGCTGTCTGGTCGTTTTTGCAATTGCACAAAATCGCCAGCCGGAGTTCGCGCTCGATGCTGAACCGGCTGCCACGGAAATTGTGTTCACGGACCGCGTTGAAGAGATTTTAGCTCAGATTACTGACAACCCCGAAGAGCCATATACCTACCTCGAATTGGCCTCGGCATATCTTGAAATCAACGAGACAATCTCTGCCGAAGCTGCTGTGGATGATGCCCTGCTTTACGGCGCGGATGATTTTGAAGTATATCGCAAGGCTGCCGCGATTTTGGCACATAATGAAAGCTGGGTGAAAGCCACACAGGTGTATCTGGCAATGCGCCAGCAAAATCCGCAGTGGTTGGTGAATGAGATGGAGAACTTCCATCAGGCGGCGTATATGGCCGCTGCTCTTCCTGGCGCGGGGGAAAGCATACCGATTCCGGCGGTGGCACAGGTGGACCAGCCTTTTGAGCGCATCCTCAAGGCGCGCAATATTCTGTTTAACGATTCAGCCCTGGCCGCGCAGCCCTTTTTGGATGAAACGCTGCTGGAATTCCCCGATTATGCCGAAGCCAAGTTGCTGCAAATTGAGATTTATCAGATGGAGGGGAAGATTGATACAGCCATTCTTCTGATTGAAGATTTGCGCAACCAGATTAATACGCCCCCGTGGATACTGAACTTTATTGAAAAGCACTTTGAAAATATCTTGCTGTCGATGAATGACTCATTAGAGAGCGCCGAAGCCTTGACGCTGGCAGTAGAGCAATCGCCCGATGATCCCTGGCTGCGGCTGGAATTGGTCGATGCGCTGTTGCGCGAGCGTCAATTTGCCCTCGTCGAGGCGCAAATGCTGAAGGTGGGCGAACTGGCGGGTGAGGACCCTGAAATTTATTTGCACGCAGCCGAAATTCTGCAAGGACATGAACGCTATCTTTTTGCGGCCCGCTATTATATTCTGGCAATCCAGATGGGTGGCGAGGCGATGCGCGAGCGGGTTGCGGATCGACATACGCAGATGATCTATTTGGGATCGGTGGGCGTGGATGCGTTGCAAACCCTGCGTAGTTTTGAAACCGAAATTGACGCGCTGACCTTTGAGGTTGCCCGCATTCGCAATATTTTGCATCATGATAATGCTGAAGTGGCCGCGGTAAAAATGGTTGAGCTTAAAGCACAGTATCCGGACGCGCCGGAAGTGTTGCTGTTGGATGCTGAAATTTTGTATCTCATGGGAAATGAAGATGCCGCTTTGCAACAATGGCGCGATTTAATCAATCAAAAAGAAAACCCACTGTGGATACGCGAGCAGGCGCGGGTTTTCTTGCAGAAGTTTAATCAATGAGGTGTACGATGCGTAAAAAGTTTGTTGTTGGAAACTGGAAGATGAATAAAACGATTTCCGAAGCCCGCCAGTTAGTTGCCGAGTTACTGCCCCTGCTCGAACCTTTGCACAATATCGACCGGGCAGTTTGCCCGACCAGTTTGGCTTTGCCCGCGGTGGCTGAAATGCTGGCCGATTCTGAAATTGGCGTGGGCGCGCAGAATATGTATTGGGAAGAAAGCGGCGCGTTTACCGGCGAACTCGCGCCTGCGATGGTGGCCGAGATTTGTCAGTATGTCATTATTGGACATTCAGAGCGCCGCCAGTTTTTCGGCGAAACTGATGAAACGGTGAATCGCAAAGTTAAGGCAGCGCTGGCGCACGGCCTGACGCCGATTGTGTGCATTGGCGAATCGCTGGAAGAAAATCAGGCCGGGCAGACCACCACTGTGGTTTCCCGTCAGGTGCGTGGTGGTTTGGCTGATCTAAGCCCCGAAGATGGCGCCAAACTGGTTATTGCCTATGAGCCGATTTGGGCCATCGGCACCGGGTTGGCGGCTACCCCCGAAGATGCCAACGCCATTCATCGGGATGTAGTGCGCCCGGCGCTGGCTGAAATGTTTGGCGATGATGTAGCTCAGAGAATCCAGATTCAGTATGGCGGCTCGGTCAAGCCCGATAACGCGGCTGCTTTCTTTGCCCAATCAGATATTGATGGCGCGCTGGTTGGCGGCGCCAGCCTCAAGGCGGCTGCCTTTGAAGGCATCGCCAAAGCCGCCGCTGAGGCGTAGCCAACCGTATCAAAAAAGAGTCTGGCAGGTGTATCCTGCCAGACTCTTTTTTTAATCATCCTGTGCCGAATTGACGATCCCCAGCATCGCCCAGGCCGGGGACGATATAGCCATGCTCGTTGAGATGGTCGTCAATCGTGGCGATATGAATGGGCACGTCCGGGTGCGCAGCCTGGAGGGCGGCGATTCCCTCGGGGGCGGCCAGAATCCCCACAAATTTAATTTTATTGACTCCCCATTCTTTTAGCACATCCACTGTGGCGATGGCTGATCCGCCGGTGGCCAGCATTGGATCCAAAATTAAACATACCGAAACCGTGGGGGCAATCGGCAGTTTGTTGTAGTAGGCCACCGGTTTGAGTGTGCGCTCATCGCGATAAAGCCCAATATGCCAGACCTCGGCGCTGGGCATCAACTCCCAAATCCCTTCAACCATCCCCAGTCCAGCCCGCAGAATGGGAATCAGACCAATCGGTTCTTTAAGTTCATAGCCCTGGGTTTGTTCAAGGGGGGTTTGCACGGCGCGCGGGGCAACTTGCAGATCGGCAGTGGCTTCGTAGGCCAACAGCGCCGAAACCTCGCGCACCAACTCGCGAAATTTCTTGGAGAGTGTGCCTTGATCTCTCATGCGGGTAATTTTGTGGGCGACCAGAGGGTGTGTGGAAGCGTAAACATTGGACATACACTTAACTCCTTGCGTTTTGACAAAGATAGATGGCGGGAACCCGGGGATGG comes from Chloroflexota bacterium and encodes:
- a CDS encoding sulfurtransferase — translated: MSHTTIISPATLFENFQHSAWVVVDCRFWLEDTEKGRRDYQAAHIPGAVYAHLDEDLSSPVQPGVTGRHPLPDVEALSRKLGTWGIGSSVQVVVYDDNGGAIASRLWWLLHWLGHEQVAVLDGGFPRWQAENLPVDAEPASPAPRTFEPRPRPDLLVTADDLLAEFGDSAYKLVDSRAPERYRGEEEPLDAVAGHIPGAVLRPFGENLAPDGSFRPKTILRGYFYALLDDTPAARTTFYCGSGVTAAHNVLAMAYAGLGMPRLYVGSWSHWITDPERPIA
- the gap gene encoding type I glyceraldehyde-3-phosphate dehydrogenase translates to MTTKIGINGFGRIGRQVLRVIMEQEKSELEIVAINDLFPTETNAHLLKYDTNYGIFDGEVDVVDGNLVVDGKTIKVFSEREPANLPWADLGVEIVIEATGVFRDTAKDPGPQTHIEKGGAKKVIISAPAKGEDLTVVLGVNDDWYKPGEHHVVSNASCTTNCLAPPMKVINDVFGIESGLMTTIHAYTNDQRILDLAHKDLRRARAAAANMIPTTTGAAKAIALVIPELKGKFDGYAIRVPTPTVSIVDSVVQLKKSATVEEVNAALQAASEGALKGILGFETKPLVSMDFKGDSRSSIVDAALTTMMGDKFLKVVSWYDNEWGYSCRTVDLAVMMAQSL
- a CDS encoding phosphoglycerate kinase, whose product is MFEKKTLGDFDFSNKRVLVRVDFNVPLDAGRVADDTRIRAALPTLEYLLDQGASLVLCSHLGRPKGVDPQFSLRPVAEYLDTLLEAPVSFAEDCIGPVAEAAAASMQAGQVLVLENTRFHAGEKKNDTEVARQLASLADVFVNDAFGTAHRAHASNVGVADYLPAIAGFLLEKEIQYLGQAIADPKRPFVAILGGAKVSDKIGVIRNLLSKADSILIGGGMANTFFKAGGYPMGDSLVEEDALEVARELLDSAGGKLRLPVDMVIADAFDAEAASKTLGVGPVPDGWRILDVGPETIKGYGKVVANAGTVVWNGPMGVFEFPKFAQGTFALAKAVAQSNALTIIGGGDSVAAINQSGLSDQVTHVSTGGGASLQMLEGDELPGLAALNDK
- a CDS encoding serine/threonine protein kinase, whose product is MPFVVGENIGPYRLLEKLGQGGMATVYRAYHARLDRDVAIKALHPAFMEDPNFLARFEREAQVVARLEHPNIVPIYDFAEHEGRPYLVMKFIEGETLKARLNRASITDAELLETVDAVGGGLAYAHEQGILHRDIKPSNVLLAADGRIYLADFGLARIAHAGESTLSGDMMLGTPQYISPEQAMGVSELDNGTDIYSFGVMLYELIVGQVPFSADTPFSIIHDHIYTPLPLPRNIRQEIPESLERVLLKALAKERGDRFDTVDALLEAFRKAIQKVEPDSLARPRAEITQGSAPTLAPEPVRAESTSEAVATSVEAAPTPQEETPIPSGKGKKKLRRNSLWRAIIIGVVLIFCCLVVFAIAQNRQPEFALDAEPAATEIVFTDRVEEILAQITDNPEEPYTYLELASAYLEINETISAEAAVDDALLYGADDFEVYRKAAAILAHNESWVKATQVYLAMRQQNPQWLVNEMENFHQAAYMAAALPGAGESIPIPAVAQVDQPFERILKARNILFNDSALAAQPFLDETLLEFPDYAEAKLLQIEIYQMEGKIDTAILLIEDLRNQINTPPWILNFIEKHFENILLSMNDSLESAEALTLAVEQSPDDPWLRLELVDALLRERQFALVEAQMLKVGELAGEDPEIYLHAAEILQGHERYLFAARYYILAIQMGGEAMRERVADRHTQMIYLGSVGVDALQTLRSFETEIDALTFEVARIRNILHHDNAEVAAVKMVELKAQYPDAPEVLLLDAEILYLMGNEDAALQQWRDLINQKENPLWIREQARVFLQKFNQ
- a CDS encoding triose-phosphate isomerase, which translates into the protein MRKKFVVGNWKMNKTISEARQLVAELLPLLEPLHNIDRAVCPTSLALPAVAEMLADSEIGVGAQNMYWEESGAFTGELAPAMVAEICQYVIIGHSERRQFFGETDETVNRKVKAALAHGLTPIVCIGESLEENQAGQTTTVVSRQVRGGLADLSPEDGAKLVIAYEPIWAIGTGLAATPEDANAIHRDVVRPALAEMFGDDVAQRIQIQYGGSVKPDNAAAFFAQSDIDGALVGGASLKAAAFEGIAKAAAEA
- the upp gene encoding uracil phosphoribosyltransferase translates to MSNVYASTHPLVAHKITRMRDQGTLSKKFRELVREVSALLAYEATADLQVAPRAVQTPLEQTQGYELKEPIGLIPILRAGLGMVEGIWELMPSAEVWHIGLYRDERTLKPVAYYNKLPIAPTVSVCLILDPMLATGGSAIATVDVLKEWGVNKIKFVGILAAPEGIAALQAAHPDVPIHIATIDDHLNEHGYIVPGLGDAGDRQFGTG